CTCCTGTATGAACTCTAGCAGCACCATCCATCAGCTTCGGGAGACCCTTATTGAATGGGGTCGCGACAACCTGAGGGTCTATCCCTGGAGGGAGACCCGGGAACCCTACCACATACTGCTCGCTGAGGTGCTGCTCCACCGCACACGAGCTGACCAGGTGGTGCCGATCTACCACAGGGTTCTGGAGCGCTACCCTACCGTCCACGCCCTGGCCGCAGCCCAGCTTGAAGACCTCGCTGACCTGCTCCGGTCACTGGGCCTGCACTGGCGGGTACCCCTACTACTTGAGATGGCTCGGGAAGTGGTAAGTCGTTTTGGCGGTGACATTCCCGGCAGCGTGGAAATGCTCAGGACGCTGCCCGGGATCGGCCTGTACATTGCTGCCGCAACGTCCTGTTTCGCCTTTGATCGGCCCGAGCCAATCCTGGATACCAACACCGTACGCGTGCTTGGCAGGCTTTTCCGGCTGGATGTTCAGGATTCTTCACGCAAAAGCAGAATATTTCGCACAATAATGGCAGAGCTGCTTGACAGAGACCGACCGAGGCTATTCAACCTCGCCCTGCTCGACCTTGCGGCTCTTATCTGCACCCCCGCCATGCCTGCGTGTCATCGATGCCCGCTGCAATCCATCTGTCTTTATGGGAGCCAGTATGCCACTGCGAAGTGAACTTGTATCGGAAGCTGTGTGTGATCTTCTCGGCCCCAGGTTCGGGGTGAGGGAAACCCTGGACGAAAGTCCGCTGGGCGAGTACATCACTGGCGTTTTGCAACCTGCAGACCTCACTGCTCGGATTCGCGACCTGGACACCGAGGCGGAGACCCCTGAGGAAGATTCCGAAGCCGGTGAGGAGGATCGGGACGGTGACCTCGACTCTGTCGCCCCGGTCTTTTCACCGGCTCTTGATCCGAAGAGCCGTCCCTCGGTGCTTGGCCTCTCTTTTGAGGTGGCGGGGCCCCTGCCCCTCAAACTGAGTTTCTGCGTGACCTGGGCACGTTACTTTGAAATCAACCAGGACGGTCGTCGTACCTGGAGCCGCCAACCTCGTGTCTGGATCGCCGATTCGGTCGAGGTGAGCAACGGGTTAACACTGTGGCTGGATGAATCCGGCCGCGCAAGCTCGGAAAGGCAGACGACAAGCGAGCTTTCGCTTCACCTTCGCCTCATCCGGGAGGGTGAGGGTTTGAGGATATTGCTGCAGCTCGTCAATCGCATACTGCCGGCCGACAAAGAAGTGCTTTCGGCAGCAGAGTGCATCTATCAACCCTCAGTACGGATACTGCTGGGGGAGAGTATCCGCCTCATGCCCATGCGTTCGCAGGGGGAAGCAGAGGAGGGCAGGCTCGAGTTTCTCTATCGAAACCGTCCGGCCTATGCACGCGGCCACCTGTGCTCCGCTATCTGGCGTGAGATAGACCCCGAGCGACCCTTCGGCAGTCCAGGCAGGAAAACCAGTTTTACCTGGCCTGATGGCGAACTTCTCGATGAGCATGACCGTGATCGATTCCTGGCTCCGGATGTTCGTTCCGAGTTCATACCGATGTATGCTCTGCAGGCTCCGAGCTGGGAATGGGAGGAAAGGTACGGGCGGGCTCCGGAACTCGACGCCGCTGTGCTCTCACGCTCGTGCGAAGTGCAGCATCTGGTACCCATGCTCGAGCCCCTGGTGCACGGTTATGAGAAGTGGATTAATGAGTGTTCTGCCCGGGCTGTGGCATTCGAGGGACGGGATGCAACAGCCGCCCAGGAGCTTCTCGAAGAGGCGAAGCAGGTGCTGCACAGGATGAGGCGCGGCCTCGAGGTGCTGCGCAGCGATCCGGATGCCCGCCTGGCCTTCTGCTTTGCCAACCGGGTGATGTGGCAGCAGGCTTCCTGGAAACAGCTGGGTGGGGCTGGCACTTTGCGCTGGCGACCCTTCCAGCTCGGGTTCATGCTCTCGATCCTGGAGTCGGTGGTGAACCCTGGATCGGACGACAGAACCGTCTGTGATCTGCTGTGGGTTCCCACCGGAGGCGGGAAGACCGAGGCATATCTTGCCATGGCTGCGTTTACCATGGCTTACAGAAGGCGGCGTGCCCTGCGTCAGAATAGTGGAGGCCATTCGGGTGCGGGTACAGCCGTAATCTCGCGATATACACTCAGGCTGCTTACCCTCCAGCAGTACCGCCGCGCCCTGGCGATGGTTACGGCCTGCGAGTTCCTGCGCGTCCAGGGACTCGAGAGGGGGCAGGCAGGGTGGAGACCGGAGGGTTGCACGGACACCTCGAACTTCATCTGGGGAACAGCACGCTTTTCCATCGGACTGTGGGTCGGCGGAGGACTGACCCCCAATCGACTGAACGATTTCCGTGACCAGCGCGGAGCGATCAGCATTTTGCGCGGGGAGTATGGTCAGGGGGAGCCAGCCCAGGTGCTCAACTGCCCTGCATGCGACGCGCTGCTCGCCCTTCCCAGGCGGGGTCTTCCCGCCGGTAAACATCGAGTCCACCTTGTCCTCAGGCAGTCAAAGGACGAGGTGGACCGGCATCTGCCGCATATCCGCGGGATGCGCGAGGCCAGCAGCCTGACATGCACCTCTACCGCCTTACCCTCGGACTACACTGTCCTTACTCTGGATTTCACCCTGACACGATCCCTTACCCAGGCAGCGTTTGATGCCTGGTGGAAGAACGGCCCGGGGCGGACACTCACTCTCTGCCCGCTCAGCGCCGCACGACCCGGGTACTTTGCCAGGATGCGGCGCAACACAAAGCCAGGAGGCGCGGCGGTTCCGGTGGATTTCGAGATCTGGTGCCCTAACCCTGACTGCCCCCTGGGCAGCACCCCCTGGTGCGAGAGCGCTCCGGCTGATGACTCATTCTTTCATGCGTCCACAGGAACTGCACGCAAAGGACTGAATGGGGGGTATCAGCACACACGTATCGGAACAGTCGAGGTCAGGCTCCCCCATCTCGGGGCCGGCAGACTCCGCCGGGTCATCCCCCCGTGGCAGGCACAGGGTACGATACTGGCTGCTTCACGTGTTCCCATCCCTGCCCAGACCGTTGATGAGCAGCTGTACGCTCACCCTCCGTCTTTACTCATTGCAACCGTGGATAAGTTCGCCCGCCTGGCCTTTGAGCCCCGTGCAGCGCGTCTGTTCGGAAACGTGGGTTATTACCACCCCTGGGATGGTTACACACTTGACTGCAGCGAGTGCTCGGCCATGGCTGACCTCGGCACAGCCTGTCAGCCCCTCGACCCACCAGAGCTCATTCTTCAGGATGAACTCCATCTGCTGGAGGGACCCCTGGGCAGTATGGTCGGGCTGTATGAGATCGCTATTGATACCCTTGCCTGCTATCAGGGCTATCCTGCGAAATACATATCCTCATCGGCGACGGTGCGGGAGGCGGGCAGCCAGATCCAGGCTATATTCAACCGCAGTCTGGCGGTCTTTCCGCCTCGCGGACTCGAGGCGGATGACCGTTTCTTCCTGCGCACTGCCGAACCCCACCCACTCGATGAATCGCGGCCAGGGCAGCTGTTCGTTGGCCTTGCCGCACCCGGCACCGGTCCGCTCAAGCCGCTCTACAGGTTATGGTCGATTCTGCTCCAGGCAGCTCATGTGCGCTCTGGCGACCCGGACTTCGACTACTTCAAAACGCTGGCAGGCTATTTCAATGCGGTACGGGAGCTCGCAGGCGTGCGTGCCCTCACCCGCCAGGATATCAAGCTGCATCTGCAGACCCTGGCGGACAGACGGGGAGAAAGTCCCCGACCGTTCGATGAGGATGGCATCCTTGAGCTTTCAAGCCGTGAAGATTCCACTGACCTGCCAGCGATTCTGGAGCGTCTGAGCAGAAGTGGTTCTGAGTCACCGGATGCCCTGCTGGCCACCTCCATGTTCGGAACGGGTGTGGATGTTTCACGGCTCTCCCTGATGGTGGTGCATGGACAGCCGAAGACAACATCCTCCTATATCCAGGCTGCCGGACGCGTTGGTCGCGCCCGTGCAGCCCTGGTGCTGACGTTTTTGCGAGCCAGTCGGCCTCGCGACCTGAGCCACTACGAATTTTTCTGTGGTTATCACCGACAGATCTATCGGCACGTTGAACCGGTGACCGTCATGCCCTTCTCTCCGGGGGCTCTGGATCTTGCGGCAGGGCCGGTTATGGTGGCGCTGCTGATCAACGGGCGCCAGACCGGCGCTCGCTGGAAGAGCAACCCGAAGTACATTGCATCTTCCAGCTCTCAGGCTCAGGCTGACATCTCCGTTCTCCCGCGAATCATCGAAGCGCGTGGACAGACCCAGCCAGAACTGCGGAGGCCGCTGCCGGGAGATGTGCAGTTATTTGCAGATTCAGAACTCGATCGCTGGAAGATGATCGCCCGCGGCCAGCCTGGATTGAAGTACTGGGAGTACTCACCCTATGATCCACCCAGATATCCAGTGGTCCTTGGGGATCCTGCACACCAGGGAGCCGGACTGCCAGTGGTCTATGAAAATGCCCCGCAATCCCTCCGGGAAGTTGAGGAAACCATCAGCATTGATACGGGAGGTGACAGCTGATGCCCAGATATCAGGAGGTACGCCTTTCACAGCTCATTCTGCAGCTCGGGCCCGGAGCCATTGTGGAAACCACAGGGGGCCCGCGGCTGGTGCCCCTTGCTCAGCACGGACTCTTCCCTCAAGGTGTAGACCCGGATAGATTTGCCCTGGACACGCCACATCTAAAGACCATTCTGGGTAACCGCCGTGTGTTTCGGGTGCCTTCAAATGCGATGCTGGGCCGTCCGGCGCACAGGCCCCTCTATCGAACCAGGGCTTTCCCGGTGTGGAAGCTCTGCGTGAAGCACTCCATTCTTTATCCCCGAGCCTGCCCTGATTGTGAGCAATCCGGTGAACAATCACGTCGCATCGAGGCCATCCGTTTCGTGATGGCCTGCCCTGAAGGACACCTTGATGAGGTGAACTGGAATCTCCTGGTTCATTCGAAGACACCATGCACGGAGGAGGCTGCACCGGAGTACTTCCTGTGGCGCAACCAGGGAAGCAGCCTGAGCGCCACGCTGATCAGGTGTCCGCGCTGTCACCAGCAGATCAGCCTCGGGGAGGCGTACAACCGTTCCTGGCTGTGTTCAGGCCGCTATCCAGAGCGCGAGCAGCTCGATAGCGGTCCTCAGAGGAGTGGCTGCAGCCAGCGGGCCTGGGTTATTCAGCGACAGGCCACAAGCCTTCGTATTCCAGAACTGCTCACCTTCATCACCGTACCGCCGCTGGAGACCCGGCTGCACCAGCTCCTGGGCCGGCCGAGAGTGAGGGAAAGCCTGGAGAGCGCCCTCGCGATGCTGGGACGGCTGAATCGATCACAGCAGCGTTTAGAAGACCCTGCAGAACAGGAATTCCAGCAGTGGCTCGGAAGTGCCTGCCCGAAGGGGCCGGGTGGGCTGCGGGATGACGAAATTGAATACATACAGCAGCAGGACTTCGGGGCCATCAGGTCTGCCGTCCGCGATCTCCTCACCCATCATCCCGCTCCCGACATGCAACGAATACTTCTGGACGAGTTTCGCGCCTTTCGGGTCGGGGCTGTGCAGGGAGTGCCTCCGAAAGTGACGACAGGTCCGACAGGATCGAAGCCCGTATCATTGCTGGAAATCAATCCGGCACGGGTAAGGGTGTTTCCTGGCGCCCGGGGTAGCATACGGTTCAGGGTGGCTCCCGTCGAGAAGCTTCACTCGGTAACTGTTCAGATCGGATACAGGAGGGCTGTTGGTCCGGCTCTTGGAGGCATACCCGGGAAGTTCGTCCCCATCGATTCCAGCTTCGAAGGGCAGACCTGGCTTCCAGGGTATGAGGCAATGGGAGAGGGCATCTTCCTGACTGCTGACGGGGACGGATGGCACCCTCCCCTCCTGGGGGCCTCTGCAGGAAAATGGCGGGAGGGCTTTGAGGAAGCGGGGCGGTCACCCGACACGGCCGGCATTCATCCGGGAAATCATGGCCGCAACTCATTACATCCGGTCTTCGTCTGGTGGCACACGCTTTCCCACCTGCTTGTGCGAGCATTATCGGTGGAATCTGGATACAGCCTTGCATCCATCCGTGAGCGTATCTACCTTGAGGTGGACGAGGCGACCGGTCAGGCCCGCGGTGGGATTCTTCTTTACACGTCAGGATATGGTTCAGACGGAAGCCTCGGAGGATTGATCGCCCTTGTGCCCAGATTTGAGCATATTCTGGCCTCGGCAATATCAATGGGGAAAACCTGCTCAGCCGATCCGCTATGCCGTGAACACCGCTTCGTTCCGGGTAAGCACTCCGGTGCTGCCTGTTATGCCTGCTCGCTCATCTCTGAAACAAGTTGTGAACAGCGGAATCTGTGGCTGGATCGCAACGTTCTGCTTGACAACCTCCCCTGAGCCCTGAGATGCCAATCAAAGCCATCCTGGCCACCGGTGACCGCCTTGTAGGCGGGGGAGTACGTTCCTTCGACGCAGTCATTGAGGAGCTGATCGGAGCAGCCAGTAACGAGATTCAGATTGCCGCTTACAGTTTTGACCCATCATTTGTGGGGATTCTGAAGGACATTGCTCGTAAAAGCAGGTCGGGAATACGGGTGACCCTCATAACCCGTGCTATTTCAGCGCAGCATCAAATAGTTCAGGCGGCACTGAAGAGTCTGGCGGAAGAGCAGGCGGTGTTCGAATTTCCCGACTCCTCAAATGGCCGTCTTCACATGAAGGTTCTGGTGGTAGATCGAAATGATGCCGTAATCGGATCGGCCAACTTTACTGCAGGTGGCCTGGTAAACAATCATGAACTGGGCGTTTGGCTTACGGGGCCGGAAGCCTGGCAGGTTAGCAATTTGCTCGATCAGCTGATTGTAACCCGGTGAGCAGTACAATAAACCCCGCAGCGCTGGGATTCCTGCTACCTTTGTGGTAAGGCACTTCACCCAAGAGCGGGAGAACCTCGAGCCCTTCGAGAAATCCAGGAGCGCTTTGCGGTGCTGCTACGCAAGAGAGATACGCCCCAACCCGAGGTGGATCTGGTGGTGGGGGTGGAGGTGATTGATAGCGCTGGGGTACGC
The DNA window shown above is from Meiothermus sp. CFH 77666 and carries:
- the drmA gene encoding DISARM system helicase DrmA — translated: MRETLDESPLGEYITGVLQPADLTARIRDLDTEAETPEEDSEAGEEDRDGDLDSVAPVFSPALDPKSRPSVLGLSFEVAGPLPLKLSFCVTWARYFEINQDGRRTWSRQPRVWIADSVEVSNGLTLWLDESGRASSERQTTSELSLHLRLIREGEGLRILLQLVNRILPADKEVLSAAECIYQPSVRILLGESIRLMPMRSQGEAEEGRLEFLYRNRPAYARGHLCSAIWREIDPERPFGSPGRKTSFTWPDGELLDEHDRDRFLAPDVRSEFIPMYALQAPSWEWEERYGRAPELDAAVLSRSCEVQHLVPMLEPLVHGYEKWINECSARAVAFEGRDATAAQELLEEAKQVLHRMRRGLEVLRSDPDARLAFCFANRVMWQQASWKQLGGAGTLRWRPFQLGFMLSILESVVNPGSDDRTVCDLLWVPTGGGKTEAYLAMAAFTMAYRRRRALRQNSGGHSGAGTAVISRYTLRLLTLQQYRRALAMVTACEFLRVQGLERGQAGWRPEGCTDTSNFIWGTARFSIGLWVGGGLTPNRLNDFRDQRGAISILRGEYGQGEPAQVLNCPACDALLALPRRGLPAGKHRVHLVLRQSKDEVDRHLPHIRGMREASSLTCTSTALPSDYTVLTLDFTLTRSLTQAAFDAWWKNGPGRTLTLCPLSAARPGYFARMRRNTKPGGAAVPVDFEIWCPNPDCPLGSTPWCESAPADDSFFHASTGTARKGLNGGYQHTRIGTVEVRLPHLGAGRLRRVIPPWQAQGTILAASRVPIPAQTVDEQLYAHPPSLLIATVDKFARLAFEPRAARLFGNVGYYHPWDGYTLDCSECSAMADLGTACQPLDPPELILQDELHLLEGPLGSMVGLYEIAIDTLACYQGYPAKYISSSATVREAGSQIQAIFNRSLAVFPPRGLEADDRFFLRTAEPHPLDESRPGQLFVGLAAPGTGPLKPLYRLWSILLQAAHVRSGDPDFDYFKTLAGYFNAVRELAGVRALTRQDIKLHLQTLADRRGESPRPFDEDGILELSSREDSTDLPAILERLSRSGSESPDALLATSMFGTGVDVSRLSLMVVHGQPKTTSSYIQAAGRVGRARAALVLTFLRASRPRDLSHYEFFCGYHRQIYRHVEPVTVMPFSPGALDLAAGPVMVALLINGRQTGARWKSNPKYIASSSSQAQADISVLPRIIEARGQTQPELRRPLPGDVQLFADSELDRWKMIARGQPGLKYWEYSPYDPPRYPVVLGDPAHQGAGLPVVYENAPQSLREVEETISIDTGGDS
- a CDS encoding DUF1998 domain-containing protein, with amino-acid sequence MPRYQEVRLSQLILQLGPGAIVETTGGPRLVPLAQHGLFPQGVDPDRFALDTPHLKTILGNRRVFRVPSNAMLGRPAHRPLYRTRAFPVWKLCVKHSILYPRACPDCEQSGEQSRRIEAIRFVMACPEGHLDEVNWNLLVHSKTPCTEEAAPEYFLWRNQGSSLSATLIRCPRCHQQISLGEAYNRSWLCSGRYPEREQLDSGPQRSGCSQRAWVIQRQATSLRIPELLTFITVPPLETRLHQLLGRPRVRESLESALAMLGRLNRSQQRLEDPAEQEFQQWLGSACPKGPGGLRDDEIEYIQQQDFGAIRSAVRDLLTHHPAPDMQRILLDEFRAFRVGAVQGVPPKVTTGPTGSKPVSLLEINPARVRVFPGARGSIRFRVAPVEKLHSVTVQIGYRRAVGPALGGIPGKFVPIDSSFEGQTWLPGYEAMGEGIFLTADGDGWHPPLLGASAGKWREGFEEAGRSPDTAGIHPGNHGRNSLHPVFVWWHTLSHLLVRALSVESGYSLASIRERIYLEVDEATGQARGGILLYTSGYGSDGSLGGLIALVPRFEHILASAISMGKTCSADPLCREHRFVPGKHSGAACYACSLISETSCEQRNLWLDRNVLLDNLP
- a CDS encoding phospholipase D family protein — encoded protein: MPIKAILATGDRLVGGGVRSFDAVIEELIGAASNEIQIAAYSFDPSFVGILKDIARKSRSGIRVTLITRAISAQHQIVQAALKSLAEEQAVFEFPDSSNGRLHMKVLVVDRNDAVIGSANFTAGGLVNNHELGVWLTGPEAWQVSNLLDQLIVTR